Proteins from a genomic interval of Paenibacillus lentus:
- a CDS encoding DUF5590 domain-containing protein has protein sequence MKKRTQWILLSILILLLVLFGLHRFYVYIQQDIWIEEKSAIQSAKQQTSIISVDKTWKSVWDEVCWVIKGKNENGEELMVWLPESGEAHEELLANGKSEQQIRNIINQSLPGIRIVRLMPGIYEDEYVWQLFYKEEEHHYYQFFRFSDGSALPDKFTLPNR, from the coding sequence TTGAAGAAGAGAACCCAATGGATCCTGCTCTCTATTCTCATTCTGCTGCTGGTACTCTTCGGCCTTCATCGTTTTTATGTATATATACAGCAGGATATTTGGATTGAGGAGAAGTCGGCGATTCAGTCGGCTAAGCAGCAAACGAGTATTATTTCGGTCGATAAGACGTGGAAATCGGTTTGGGATGAGGTTTGCTGGGTCATTAAAGGGAAGAATGAGAACGGTGAAGAGCTGATGGTTTGGCTTCCGGAGAGCGGAGAAGCCCATGAAGAGCTTCTGGCCAATGGAAAGTCGGAGCAGCAAATCCGGAATATCATCAACCAATCGCTACCCGGGATCAGAATTGTCAGACTCATGCCCGGGATCTATGAGGATGAGTATGTATGGCAGTTGTTTTACAAGGAAGAAGAGCATCATTATTATCAATTCTTCCGGTTCAGCGACGGCTCGGCTTTGCCTGATAAATTCACGCTACCCAATCGATGA
- a CDS encoding AAA family ATPase: MRKWMWEVIVGFVPVLLVFMAFIGLNVVPLIIATLMAGAVFAALKMRGGITIGAAQERKRKKAGPAKLTFEEIGGQDSAKQELQEALDFMVRHEEIKQFGIRPIKGILLTGPPGTGKTLMAKAAAHYTNSVFVAASGSEFVEMYVGVGAGRIRELFKEARTRAAKENKENAIIFIDEIDVIGGKREGGQQREYDQTLNQLLTEMDGIYSAEAPRILLMAATNRKEMLDAALLRPGRFDRHIQVDLPDKKGRLHILELHAKNKPLQEGVSLEKLAEESFGFSGAQLESVMNEAAIYAMREDKKEIEQRHLSMAIDKVMLGERTDRESTEEEKRRVAIHELGHAIAAEAVAPGSVNQVALSPRGRALGYVRHNPQEDKYLYTKAYLEGQIIIALAGAAAEEIYYGERSTGSSNDFEQAINIVHTMMTSGLTSLGIVNMDMMTKEVLMRENSAILDELAARSKQLLIDHSTVFDKSLEILLREERLSGEQFRCQFGDSVLLPA, encoded by the coding sequence ATGCGTAAATGGATGTGGGAAGTTATTGTCGGATTTGTTCCTGTGCTATTGGTTTTTATGGCATTTATTGGCTTGAATGTAGTTCCGCTTATTATTGCCACGCTCATGGCAGGTGCGGTATTTGCCGCGCTAAAAATGCGTGGAGGCATCACGATTGGTGCGGCTCAGGAGCGGAAGCGGAAAAAAGCAGGTCCTGCCAAGCTGACCTTTGAAGAAATTGGAGGCCAGGACAGCGCGAAACAAGAGTTACAGGAAGCGCTGGACTTCATGGTTCGCCATGAAGAAATTAAGCAATTTGGAATTAGACCGATCAAAGGAATTCTGCTCACCGGCCCTCCGGGAACAGGAAAAACGCTGATGGCAAAGGCAGCGGCGCATTATACGAACTCAGTCTTTGTTGCCGCTTCGGGCAGTGAATTTGTAGAAATGTACGTCGGGGTCGGTGCGGGAAGGATACGTGAATTGTTTAAAGAGGCGCGAACCCGAGCCGCGAAAGAGAACAAGGAGAATGCAATTATTTTTATCGATGAAATCGATGTGATTGGCGGCAAAAGAGAAGGCGGTCAGCAGCGCGAATATGATCAAACGCTGAATCAATTGTTGACAGAGATGGATGGTATCTATTCGGCAGAAGCGCCGCGTATTTTGCTTATGGCGGCGACAAACCGCAAGGAAATGCTGGATGCAGCGCTGTTGCGCCCAGGTCGATTCGACCGCCATATCCAGGTCGATTTACCCGATAAGAAAGGCCGTTTGCATATATTGGAGCTGCACGCGAAGAATAAACCGCTGCAAGAGGGTGTTAGTCTGGAGAAGCTCGCCGAGGAGTCCTTTGGATTTTCGGGCGCACAGCTGGAAAGCGTCATGAACGAGGCAGCGATCTATGCGATGAGAGAAGACAAGAAGGAAATTGAGCAACGCCATCTATCCATGGCGATCGATAAGGTAATGCTCGGCGAACGGACAGACCGGGAATCAACGGAGGAAGAGAAGCGCCGTGTGGCGATTCATGAGCTAGGCCATGCGATAGCAGCCGAAGCAGTGGCACCGGGCAGCGTCAATCAGGTTGCGCTTAGCCCGCGCGGAAGGGCGCTTGGCTATGTCCGCCATAATCCGCAGGAAGATAAATATTTATATACAAAAGCTTATTTAGAAGGCCAAATTATTATCGCCTTGGCCGGGGCGGCCGCCGAGGAGATCTATTATGGCGAGCGCAGCACTGGCTCTAGCAACGATTTTGAGCAAGCGATCAACATCGTGCATACGATGATGACCTCCGGGCTGACTTCCCTTGGTATCGTCAACATGGATATGATGACCAAGGAAGTCCTCATGAGGGAAAATTCGGCGATATTGGATGAACTCGCAGCCAGATCGAAACAATTGCTGATCGATCATTCCACCGTGTTCGACAAGTCGCTGGAAATTCTTTTACGGGAAGAGCGCCTTTCCGGAGAGCAATTTAGATGTCAATTTGGTGACAGTGTCCTTTTACCGGCATAA